DNA sequence from the Cohnella herbarum genome:
GATCCCGTCGAGATCCTGTCCCGCAATCTCTCTTTCTCTCAATAACTCATCTATCTTTTTGCCGCTGAGACCGACGTCAACAAGCACGCTAGCCGAGTCCGTAGACACGACTGTCGCATTGCCGGTCGATCCGCTGGACAATACCGTGAATCGAAGTCCCATATTCGTTTCCTGTTCCTCTCCCAGCCAAATTCCCGCCCGACTAAGGGTTACCGGGAAATTCGCCTTTCTCTGTCGTCACTTCCGCGCTGATCGCATTCACGTAATATACTTCTTCGCCATTTTCCAACAATACCCTCCAGGAGGGCGCCGAAACCTGCGCCTCCGCGTCGGCGAATATTTCCCCATGATAGCCCAAGCGGACTTCCTTAATGACCGAACCTACCGGCAAGTTTCGTTCGATGACTTTCGCCAATGCCTTCGTCGCCGATAGAACTTGTTGTTCCTTAACGCCCGTCGAAGGTTTGATTTCGATCAGATCCTGCGAATAAGCCCTGATTTTCTGCTCGCTATAGAATAAGTTCAAATGGATGTCGAATATCGGCCACCCGCCCTCCATCCGGTTAAAGACGAAGAATACCCCCTCGCGGCTGGCCGACAGATCCAACGTGTATTTGTTCAGCTCGGGAATGACTTTGCCCAGCGCGCCGGCAAGCTCGTCTTCGGAGAAGACGAATCTCGTTTCGGGGGCAGGGCTGATCGCGATTCGATCAGAGATCCCGCTTCCCGCGCGGTGCTTGATCGTATACGTTAATTCTCTCATGGACGGAGTCTCCGTCGGGATCTTCGCGTTGTCGTCTACTTGGATATTCTTATCGCGCATGGCCTGTAACGTCTCGGGAGGAAGGGACGTCCAGTCTACCGCCGTGTTTAGCCGCTCGCGCCATTCCGTCCATAACTGATAGCCAAGCACGATATTCAGCATGAGAAAAGAAAAGATAAGCACGCTCTTGGCTCGTCTCCAGTCCATCCTTCTCCTCCTCCTCCCGATCGTTCCTTATCGTTGATTCGAGATCACTTCAATTGAACCGGACTTGATTCCGACACGATAACGACTTCCCCGCTGAGCAATCTAGCCGCCCATACCGGACTCAAGGTCACGGTATCCTTCGAGAGAGTCGGCTTGAATGCCGGGAACAGCGCTTCGATGTTCTTGCCGTTCGAATCCATGCCGTTAAGGATGGATCGTAAAGATTCTCCGCCCGGCAACTGCCTGCTGCTCTTATTGCTCACTTCTTTGCCGAGATTGATCAACGAACGATAGTAAGAAGCGACTTCTCCTTGCCGCATCGTCAGTTGCATGAACCCGAAGTTCAACGCGTTCCCCGATACGATAGGCACATCCCTGTAATATTGTTGGAACCGAACCACGTCGCTGCCCGTCTCCGATTCGGATTCCTTAACGAACTGATGTTTCCCGTTCCAGCCGCCATGCTGATTAACGAAGCTGATCGCGCCCAGGACGTTATCGATCAGGTTGTTATCCCCTTCCGTTGACGCCACGGGATCCGTAAAGGACAGCCATGTCCCGTCCTGTTCGATCATGAGCCCTCTCTTGCCATCGGTATAGAAGAACTGTCCGGGTTGGTCCGGAATCGTTCGCGTGATTCCCGGATCGACGAATAAGTTGTCCTGCATCTGCTCGGTCGTATAGCTATCGAAGTCGACATCCATCTTAAGCAGTCGCGTCATCGGCTTTTCCGGGAGATAGAGATTCCCGTCCTTGGTCGTGTACGGATCCCAATATTGTCCGAAACCGACATACCCCGTGACATCCCCGATTGTCAGATCGGCGCGTTGCGATTCATAGACGTAGCGACCGTCCGAGCTGAAGAAATACGTCCGAACCTCATCGCGGACTTCGCTCGTGTAGATCCAGATCCGATCGATGGAATCCCCGAAGAACAAGAAATCGCGATCGATCTTAAACACTCTCGACAACAGTTCGAAAGGAACCGCGCGCCCGAAGCGAAGCTCTACCCCGCGATACTCTTCCCTGATTTGATCCCAGTCCACGGAGTTTACGGAAGCCCGTTGCATTCCTTTGAACTCTCGGCTCGTGAGCTTATCCAGAATAAGCTCGTAGAAGGGAGGCGTGCTCGGATAGAACACCGTATGCTTGTCATTGCCAAGGTGGAGCACGAGCATTTCAGGAAAAATCAGGTTCTCCACCTGCTCCTCCATGCCGAGCGGCTCCGTCGTGACGTAATTCAACTCCGTCTTCACCTTCGCATCCATGTAAGGATTGCTATAGGCTAGCAAATAGCTCTGAACGAGGCTGAAGACGACGAGGAGGAATAAAAGTACCGATTTGCCTTTCTCGATCATGCCGGCTCACCCCCTTCCTGCACGATCGGCAGCAGCACCGTCACGACGGTTCCGACGTTCGATTCGGATTCGAGAGTAATCGAACCGCCATGCGCCCGGACGATTTCCCGGGCAATCGACAATCCGAGACCCGTACCGCCCATATTCCGCGAACGGGCCTTGTCCACCCTGTAGAACCGCTCGAATATCCGATTCAGGTCCTTCTTCGGAATACCGATCCCCGTATCTTTAATGGCGATCGCCAATTGTCCTGTTTCGTTGCTCTTCGCGGAAATATCGATCGAGCCCCCATCAAGGGTATACTTAATGGCGTTCGATACGAGATTGTCCAACACTTGATCGATTCCGTCCCGATCCAGCCATGCCGTATTCTGCTTGTTCTCGACCTTCACCGAGACGGTGATGGCCTTCTGGCGTAATTGGAACGAGAACCTGTCGACGACCTCCTCCAGCATCTCAGACAAGTCCGTATTCTGCCTGCGCAACTGATTCCGGCGGGAATCGAACCGAGACAGATGCAGCAGGTCCGTAACTAACCGAATCATTCGTTCGGTCTCGCTGCGGATAACGCCTACGAACCGGTCCGCAAGCGGCGGTTCGTCCAGTGCCCCGTCATCGAGCGCTTCCGCGTAACTCTTAATGGTCGTCAGCGGCGTTCTCAATTCATGGGACACGTTAGCGACGAACTCCCGCCTGGATTGCTCCAGCTTCTCCATCTCGGTAACGTCCTGCAACACCGCTATCGCTCCGGCCACTCCCTTGTCCCTGCGGCGGATCGGTGTCAGCGTGACGCGGAATACCATATCCTCTTCCTGATCGGAGGATACCCGATTCAGCAACAGAGAGGATTCCGTTCCTTGAAGCGTGTCCGCGATCGGAGCCTTCTCGATGCCGAGGGCTTCGGACAGCGTTACCCCGTCCTCCAGTTCCTTGAAACCGAGCATTCCTTTGGCTCTTCGGTTCGTCACGATTACCCGGCCCAACTCGTCGGTAGCCAGTACGCCGTCGCTCATGTTGGAGAGGATAGACGACAGCTTCTCCTTCTCTTCTTCGTTGATGGATAACGCATCGCTTAGACGATCGGTCATGTCGTTGAAGGCTGCGCTAAGCTGGCCGATCTCGTCCTTCCCGAACACGGGAACCCGCTCGTCGAAGCGGCCCTCCGCCACTGCGGTCGCTTGCCGCGTTAATGCCTTGATCGGCGACGTGATCGTGCCCGCGAGCAACACTCCCAGAATGGCCGTAAGCCCTAACGCAAGTAAAGTGGCCGACACGAAAATCCGGTTTATGTTCTCCATCGTCTGGTACGGCTCGTTCATCGAAGCTACGATATAGATTGCGCCCACGATCTTGCCCTTGCTAATGACGGGCTTAGCGATGACCTTGCTGCGAGTGTTGTCCTCGTCTATGATTTCTTCCTCGTTGTCCCGAACGCCCTGAAGCGCCCGGCTGACGAGCAAAGACGTATTCTTGCGCCCGATATTGACTTGCGGGGAAGTATTGGAAATAGCGAGTACTTTCCCTCCCGCGTCGAGAACTTGAACTTGCGCGCCGCTAATCGTATCGAAATTGCTCACAAGAGCGTTTAACGTCGCTTCGGTTCCTACCAGAGCGTTGGCGTCCTTATTATCCGATAATAAATTCGACGTGGATAAGTAGGCCGTCAGCAGATTGGTTTGCTTATTCAGATTGTCCGTGAAGGAATTGATCAAGGAACTTTTCATCGTGCTGATGAAGTACACCCCGATCAATTGTACCGCGATCAGGATGAGCAGCAGCACCATCATAATGAGCTTAATCTGAATGCTGCGGAACAAACCGACGGTTCTCATCCGTAATGACCGCCCGTCATCCTCGGATTGCGCACCAAATAACCTAAGCCGCGTCTAGTCATGATGATCTCCGGACGGCTCGGGTCATCCTCGAGCTTCTCCCTGAGCCGGCGAATCGTCACGTCGACGGTTCTTACGTCCCCGAAATATTCGAAGCCCCAAACCGCTTGAAGCAGGTGCTCCCGTGTCATTACCTTGCCGCTATTCTTGGCCAGATAGTGAACAAGCTCGAATTCCCGATGGGTGAGATCGAGCGGTTGATTATTCTTATAGACGACATACATATCCGTATCGATAAAAAGATTAAATAGCTTTAATCCTTGCCGCTCGGGTTCCGGCTGCGTTTCATCATCCGTTCTAGCGGTTTCCACCTTGCGTTGGCGACGCAAGTGCGCTTTCACCCGCGCGAGCAGCTCGCGCGTGCCGAACGGCTTCGTCACGTAATCGTCCGCGCCGAGCTCGAGCCCGAGCACCTTATCGATCTCGT
Encoded proteins:
- the yycI gene encoding two-component system regulatory protein YycI; the encoded protein is MDWRRAKSVLIFSFLMLNIVLGYQLWTEWRERLNTAVDWTSLPPETLQAMRDKNIQVDDNAKIPTETPSMRELTYTIKHRAGSGISDRIAISPAPETRFVFSEDELAGALGKVIPELNKYTLDLSASREGVFFVFNRMEGGWPIFDIHLNLFYSEQKIRAYSQDLIEIKPSTGVKEQQVLSATKALAKVIERNLPVGSVIKEVRLGYHGEIFADAEAQVSAPSWRVLLENGEEVYYVNAISAEVTTEKGEFPGNP
- a CDS encoding YycH family regulatory protein, with the translated sequence MIEKGKSVLLFLLVVFSLVQSYLLAYSNPYMDAKVKTELNYVTTEPLGMEEQVENLIFPEMLVLHLGNDKHTVFYPSTPPFYELILDKLTSREFKGMQRASVNSVDWDQIREEYRGVELRFGRAVPFELLSRVFKIDRDFLFFGDSIDRIWIYTSEVRDEVRTYFFSSDGRYVYESQRADLTIGDVTGYVGFGQYWDPYTTKDGNLYLPEKPMTRLLKMDVDFDSYTTEQMQDNLFVDPGITRTIPDQPGQFFYTDGKRGLMIEQDGTWLSFTDPVASTEGDNNLIDNVLGAISFVNQHGGWNGKHQFVKESESETGSDVVRFQQYYRDVPIVSGNALNFGFMQLTMRQGEVASYYRSLINLGKEVSNKSSRQLPGGESLRSILNGMDSNGKNIEALFPAFKPTLSKDTVTLSPVWAARLLSGEVVIVSESSPVQLK
- the walK gene encoding cell wall metabolism sensor histidine kinase WalK — its product is MRTVGLFRSIQIKLIMMVLLLILIAVQLIGVYFISTMKSSLINSFTDNLNKQTNLLTAYLSTSNLLSDNKDANALVGTEATLNALVSNFDTISGAQVQVLDAGGKVLAISNTSPQVNIGRKNTSLLVSRALQGVRDNEEEIIDEDNTRSKVIAKPVISKGKIVGAIYIVASMNEPYQTMENINRIFVSATLLALGLTAILGVLLAGTITSPIKALTRQATAVAEGRFDERVPVFGKDEIGQLSAAFNDMTDRLSDALSINEEEKEKLSSILSNMSDGVLATDELGRVIVTNRRAKGMLGFKELEDGVTLSEALGIEKAPIADTLQGTESSLLLNRVSSDQEEDMVFRVTLTPIRRRDKGVAGAIAVLQDVTEMEKLEQSRREFVANVSHELRTPLTTIKSYAEALDDGALDEPPLADRFVGVIRSETERMIRLVTDLLHLSRFDSRRNQLRRQNTDLSEMLEEVVDRFSFQLRQKAITVSVKVENKQNTAWLDRDGIDQVLDNLVSNAIKYTLDGGSIDISAKSNETGQLAIAIKDTGIGIPKKDLNRIFERFYRVDKARSRNMGGTGLGLSIAREIVRAHGGSITLESESNVGTVVTVLLPIVQEGGEPA
- the yycF gene encoding response regulator YycF, whose protein sequence is MLGKILVVDDERPIADILKFNLEKEGYEVVCAFDGEAAVRLAFEEEPDLILLDLMLPIKDGMDVCREVRTRLSTPIIMLTAKDNEIDKVLGLELGADDYVTKPFGTRELLARVKAHLRRQRKVETARTDDETQPEPERQGLKLFNLFIDTDMYVVYKNNQPLDLTHREFELVHYLAKNSGKVMTREHLLQAVWGFEYFGDVRTVDVTIRRLREKLEDDPSRPEIIMTRRGLGYLVRNPRMTGGHYG